The following are encoded in a window of Capricornis sumatraensis isolate serow.1 chromosome 7, serow.2, whole genome shotgun sequence genomic DNA:
- the SOWAHB gene encoding ankyrin repeat domain-containing protein SOWAHB: MARELSQEALLDFLCQAGGRVTNAALLSHFKSFLRDPDAPPGQQQRRRELFKGFVNSVAAVRQDPDGTKYVVLKRRYRDLVGEEEGLRRPRDPPAAAAPAGGAAPGSPLPARRGEHPPQPQPGRRIRREEAPAGAAAPVADAGCNGLPAGGAREAARGGGRPRGRSGHRSPVPAAAVAAAAQDRARCAAAETQGRCCWECLQNGLGGLPDPATASASAAEKPAQDDRGALRPQREDAPAEPPPGPAAPRSPPATVEAAAPPAVLSSPSPAGDPPAPVTPGSVHYSTLQQQQQRTREWVARHPQVPETRDHGPVRAWSVLPDDFPRLPSEQGSWVQESESASAEPPPSQSLVVPTVSEVWPGDSPLAVFRSIRCQLSLQDLEDFVEQESHGSEESSSGPKESPGGSEDGQRLALGAPHGRRLRNPAGAPSPKEARPTRSPQGFRNVGDAHTSQPVSTGADGPAGDSQPLSWSAPKLRRSLRRSSRAGRAKLSSSDEECLQEDLLKRSRRPPRPRKPSRVGAMSSPRVDAALTVGHADIKAAAAAEQDRPHSWWAPGGDRPVALVPHRSSEHKSSLVPLDAREHEWIVKLASGSWIRVLSLFWEDPQLALHKDFLTGYTALHWIAKHGALRALQDLVSSAQKAGIALDVNVKSSCGYTPLHLAAIHGHQGIIKLLVQRLASRVNIRDSSGKKPWQYLTSNTSGEIWQLLEAPRGKPIFPAYSLVRSSSPTRKAKSREVSRHVTRKTSLAALLKSQHTKWKLANQYEKCPNLREREEDSD; this comes from the coding sequence ATGGCCCGGGAGCTGAGCCAGGAGGCGCTCCTGGACTTTCTGTGCCAGGCCGGGGGCCGGGTGACCAACGCCGCCTTGCTGAGCCACTTCAAGAGCTTCCTCCGCGACCCCGACGCGCCCCCGGGCCAGCAGCAGCGCCGCCGCGAGCTTTTCAAGGGTTTTGTCAACTCGGTCGCCGCAGTGCGCCAGGACCCCGACGGCACCAAGTACGTGGTGCTCAAGAGGAGGTACCGGGACCTtgtaggggaggaggaggggctgcgGCGACCCCGCGACCCGCCCGCGGCCGCCGCCCCTGCAGGGGGAGCTGCGCCCGGCTCCCCGCTCCCCGCGCGCCGGGGGGAACACCCGCCGCAACCGCAGCCGGGGAGGCGGATCCGGCGTGAGGAGGCGCCAGCAGGTGCCGCAGCCCCGGTCGCGGACGCAGGTTGCAATGGACTCCCCGCGGGCGGCGCCCGGGAGGCGGCGCGGGGAGGCGGCAGGCCGAGGGGCCGCTCCGGACATAGGTCGCCGGTGCCCGCGGCCGCGGTGGCGGCGGCTGCTCAGGACCGAGCCAGGTGCGCGGCGGCAGAGACGCAGGGCCGCTGCTGCTGGGAATGCCTCCAGAACGGCCTGGGGGGGCTCCCGGACCCGGCCACCGCCAGCGCCAGCGCCGCGGAGAAGCCGGCCCAGGACGACCGCGGGGCTCTCAGGCCGCAGCGGGAAGATGCGCCCGCGGAGCCCCCGCCAGGGCCTGCCGCGCCCCGCTCGCCTCCTGCCACCGTCGAGGCTGCTGCACCGCCCGCTGTCTTGTCCAGTCCCAGTCCCGCAGGAGATCCGCCCGCGCCGGTGACCCCGGGCTCCGTGCACTACTCCactctgcagcagcagcagcagcgcactCGCGAGTGGGTAGCCAGACACCCTCAGGTACCCGAGACCCGGGACCACGGCCCAGTCCGAGCCTGGTCGGTGCTGCCAGACGACTTCCCTCGGCTGCCCTCGGAGCAGGGCTCCTGGGTCCAGGAATCTGAGTCAGCGTCCGCGGAACCCCCTCCTTCTCAGTCTCTCGTCGTTCCCACTGTTTCGGAAGTCTGGCCCGGGGATTCTCCGCTGGCAGTCTTTCGCAGCATTCGTTGTCAGCTGTCCCTCCAGGATTTGGAGGACTTCGTGGAACAGGAGAGCCATGGCAGTGAGGAGAGCAGCAGCGGCCCCAAAGAGTCCCCTGGAGGTTCCGAAGACGGGCAGCGTCTGGCCCTGGGAGCCCCACATGGGAGAAGGCTCAGGAATCCAGCTGGGgccccttctccaaaggaggccAGGCCCACCAGGAGCCCCCAGGGCTTCAGGAATGTAGGAGATGCTCACACCTCTCAGCCGGTCTCCACAGGAGCTGATGGTCCTGCAGGCGACTCCCAACCTTTATCCTGGTCAGCTCCCAAACTAAGGAGATCCCTAAGGAGGAGCTCCAGAGCGGGGAGAGCCAAATTGTCCTCCTCTGATGAAGAGTGCCTTCAGGAGGATTTGCTGAAAAGGAGCCGGCGCCCACCCCGGCCCAGGAAACCCTCCAGAGTGGGAGCCATGTCCAGCCCAAGGGTGGATGCTGCATTGACAGTAGGACATGCAGACATtaaggctgctgctgccgctgagCAGGATCGTCCACACAGCTGGTGGGCCCCTGGAGGGGACAGGCCCGTGGCCTTGGTCCCCCACAGATCTTCCGAGCACAAGTCATCCCTTGTCCCCCTCGATGCCAGGGAGCATGAATGGATCGTGAAGCTGGCCAGTGGCTCTTGGATTCGGGTGTTGAGTTTGTTCTGGGAGGACCCCCAGCTGGCTTTGCACAAAGACTTCTTGACCGGGTACACTGCCTTGCACTGGATAGCCAAACACGGTGCTCTCAGGGCCCTTCAGGACTTGGTCTCAAGTGCACAGAAAGCAGGGATTGCTCTTGATGTAAATGTGAAGTCCAGCTGTGGGTACACCCCGCTACACCTTGCAGCCATTCACGGCCACCAGGGGATCATCAAATTGCTTGTGCAAAGGCTGGCATCTCGTGTAAACATCCGAGACAGCAGTGGGAAGAAGCCTTGGCAGTATCTGACCAGTAATACCTCTGGGGAAATATGGCAGCTACTGGAGGCCCCACGGGGCAAGCCCATTTTCCCCGCCTATTCGTTGGTTCGTAGCTCTTCCCCCACCAGGAAGGCCAAGAGCCGGGAAGTATCTCGACATGTCACCCGAAAGACTTCCTTAGCTGCACTCCTCAAAAGTCAGCACACCAAATGGAAGCTGGCCAACCAGTATGAGAAATGCCCCAAtctgagggaaagagaagaggacagTGACTGA